A single Marinitoga aeolica DNA region contains:
- a CDS encoding (2Fe-2S)-binding protein has protein sequence MRIQEHPILDFKKGKKVKFFFENQEVWGYEGETIAAALHALGIWEYREGLKTGRPRGLFCAIGHCSSCLMEVDGVPNTRICITPVKEGIQVRKQLPKGDLIEKL, from the coding sequence TTGAGAATTCAAGAACATCCAATTTTAGATTTTAAAAAAGGAAAAAAAGTAAAGTTTTTTTTTGAAAATCAGGAAGTTTGGGGATATGAAGGAGAAACTATAGCCGCAGCATTGCATGCACTTGGAATTTGGGAATATAGAGAAGGATTAAAAACTGGAAGACCAAGAGGACTGTTTTGTGCTATAGGTCATTGTTCTTCATGTTTAATGGAAGTTGACGGTGTTCCAAATACAAGAATTTGTATAACTCCAGTTAAAGAAGGTATACAAGTTAGAAAACAACTACCAAAGGGTGATTTAATTGAAAAACTATGA
- a CDS encoding HD domain-containing protein, whose protein sequence is MDYIGIVFNYIKKLEYDHTHDIGHILRVTKTSELIAIKENADVEVVVLSALLHDIARPDELKGIIKDHALEGAVRAEAYLKSINYSKYKDVSYCIKTHRFSNNIIPKTLEAKILQDADKLDALGYIGISRVFMHRNGGNLDERIKHFYEKILKLKDLMYTDTAKKLANEKAKIVESFVNGLEKELYYEVYHGKEK, encoded by the coding sequence ATGGATTACATAGGTATAGTCTTTAATTATATAAAAAAATTGGAATATGATCATACTCATGATATTGGGCATATTTTAAGAGTGACCAAAACCTCTGAACTCATTGCTATTAAAGAAAATGCAGATGTTGAAGTTGTAGTTTTATCAGCTCTTTTGCATGATATAGCACGACCAGATGAATTAAAAGGAATAATAAAGGATCATGCTTTAGAGGGGGCGGTAAGAGCCGAAGCTTATCTGAAAAGCATTAATTACTCAAAATACAAAGATGTTTCGTATTGTATTAAAACGCATAGATTTAGCAATAATATAATTCCAAAAACATTAGAAGCTAAAATTTTACAAGATGCAGATAAATTAGATGCGTTAGGATATATTGGAATTTCCAGGGTTTTTATGCATAGAAATGGTGGCAACCTAGACGAAAGAATTAAACATTTTTATGAAAAAATTTTAAAATTAAAAGATTTAATGTATACAGATACTGCAAAAAAGCTTGCGAATGAAAAAGCAAAAATTGTAGAAAGTTTTGTTAATGGTTTGGAAAAAGAATTATATTATGAGGTGTATCATGGAAAAGAAAAATAA